Genomic segment of Gasterosteus aculeatus chromosome 4, fGasAcu3.hap1.1, whole genome shotgun sequence:
CAGTAAGGATGCCTGATGCCCGATTGCACTGAAATTCATGCCAAATCCACACAGCGCTTGGGGAAAAGAGTAGTCCCccgacatggaggaggaggaggaaggcaggGCGAACGGCTGCGGACTGAACCAGGAGAGGAGGAACTCCGACTGGGGGCGGATCGCCCTGCTGGACAAGACCATGGAGTTCTTCCAGACCTGCGACGTAGAGGGCAAAGGCTGTATTTCCCGCACCGATATGAGGGTTAGAATGTGTGGTTAGGACGTGTGTGCGTTGTTAATCCGGTATAAGTTAAATGGGGTAAATAGATAAGTTTGCATACTGGAAGAGGTCTGAGCCGTCCACTTCATCCGCAGGGACGTTGATGCCATGTTTTTAAAACTGCACTTTAGACTTTCTTTCCTACAACATTCTTGAGGCTGGATTAAGTATATTTTgagcatttctttaaaaaacagaataagACCGTTAAAGCACAAACGTTTTCTTTCGGGGCTTTCCTCTAGAATGCTTTGGCCCTCTGCAAACGCATTAAGCCTCCAGCTCAAGGGGCCCCCCGAATCCCTGTGGCACAGTCACGGGTGCCGTCTTTTTTGCTCGATTCTCAATTTATTCCCTCCACATCACGTCCCCATTTTGACAGAAGCACCTCACCCACTCGAGCGGCGTGCAGGTTCATCTCTCGCACACATCATTTTACTGACAGGGACCATACCCACAAACCTCTACACGACCGTGTCCACACCGCGGTGTCGGTTCATTGGCCTACGGCCCTCGGGGGCATCGTGCCGTTTGttgctgtttctttttaaaaagctctTCTCGGTGACACATAAGAGAGCCACTTTGTGCCTGAGTGTGTTCTGCGCTAGGTGTGCTTGACCTACGGCAGCACGCAGCCCGGATGTGAAGGATTTCAGGCTTATTTAAACGCCTCGTGTGTTTATGCTTTCTTGGCAGAGGCTCCACAGACGGCTGCCTCTGTCCGCGGAGGAGCTGGACGATGTGTTTGATTCCCTGGATACAGGCCGCACTGGCTACCTCACGCTGGAGGCATTCTCCTCCGGATTCAGTAGGTCTCCCGCCGCCAGAGAAACGCCAGCGTAGAGATGTGATGGTTGTAGCGCATGTTGAAATGTAACAGTCATATAGACGATAACCTCACTCAATAATGACACAGTTACGCAACTTCTCTATAAAGTTTGCAAACATTAGCCAACATAAGCTACTTTGCATACCAGACCAAGTAAGGCGGCTGAGTGGATTGGAGCAAGCGttggtgtcattttaaatgtgGACTTGATGTtctgtttctcttcttttttttccacccaaaGTTACAAAGTCTGGCTTTAACATGAGTGCATTTTCACATCACGCGTGTCGTCGTACCTCAGGTCAATTCCTGCACGGCCGCAGGATCTCTGTGGCCGACGACCAAAATGTAAATCAGGCCCCCGGCCCCATCGTCAGGGCCAAGGAAGCGCTCTATCAGAGCCAATGGGAAGCCAAGCTGTCTGGGGtcgaagacgaggaggaggaggggcactTCTCTATGCTCCTGGAGAGCCTGGGGGCCAGCAGTGTGTTTGAGGAGTGAGTGTAATCACTCCAAATTTTTTTTCcgcatatttcttttttttttttgagggggggtgTGCTTTAATTTGACTGATCTCCCTCTTTGTGTTCCCGTCTTTCCAGTCCGAGCGAGGTGCGCAACCTTTGGGCTCAGCTCAGGCGGGATGAGCCTCACCTCTTGTCCAATTTCGAGGAGTTCTTGGCCCGGGTCACACACCAGATAAAAGACGCCcacaaggagaagaaggagatggAGAGCGCCCTACAGAGGTAGTACTGCAGGACAGTCACAACTATAAGAAGAGACACATTCCctccaactgtgtgtgtgtgtgtttattgcacTTCTCAATGCTGGGCCTGCAAGCCGCATAGTGTTTGCATGGATTTATCTCTAATTCTCGGTGGAACGACCCCTTTAGCCGTGTCAACTGACCACAAATCTGGAGGCGCGCTCACAAGTCAGACCTCCTTCTGCTGTTGCtgaacatgaacacatgaacaccATGCCCCCACAAAGGGCAACTAGAACACACATGTCTTCTTTCATCTTACATTGCAGCCATAACTGGCTGCACAAATTATTATGCAGTTGTTATGCAGCAGAAAGGTGCACACATATCGCACGAAAAACTAACATCAATAACGGTTGatggaaagaaggaaaagggaTGGGTGTATAAGTGAATAATTCAATGAGGGCAAAATATTATTGGTTACACAACAATAATTATATTATTCTAATTAATTATAATCACATTCAGTGATTATTACCactgaattatttattatttctgtcCTTGTGAGTGTTTCTACTTACATGATTGCCTCTAaagagtgtttgtgtttgcagtagTGAATGCGTGTGTAATGTCCAGTTTATGTAAGAATTGCATATGAATGTTTGCGTTTGTGGCATTCGCTCACCCGCCGACCACGATACTGAAGATATACGTTTTGAATGCTCttcattcatttgttcaaaGTGTTAAGCGGTTGGTAAAGTGCTTTGGCAGTTCTCCCGTGGCAGCTAGTTAAAACCTCTGGACTTCACTAATTGGCCGCTTGGGTCTTAGAAGTTGTCAACGGGAATGTAAATACCTCTCAGTAGTCTTTTGAAAAGGAAGCTCAAGCATTTACGTGCAATTACAGACGCGGCCTCAACACAACAATGCTGTTCGGTTTCTCGATGTTATATAATGTCATACTGCATATCTTACATCAGCTCACCATTAACCTCAAATGCAATGTCTCCGCCGACCCCCTGCGCAGGAAGGCTGCAACACACGACAGCGAGATCCGTTATTTATACGAAGAAATGGAGGCGCAGATCAAAAACGAGAAAGACAGGCTGGTGCTGAAGGTGCAGGAGCTGGAACGCACACACAACCTCCTCTCGTGTGCCCACCTAGAAACAACAACGTAGTCATCTGGACTTCTCTTCCTCTGACCGCGCAGGACGCCGAGCGTCTCCAGGTGCGCAGCCACGACCTGGAGCACCAACTGTTCTCCAaggagaaggagctggagcaTCTGTTCCAGAAGCAGAAACGGGTGCGGTGGATATCGTCTCATGAGTCGTGGTTAAATGCAAAATCGTcaaccccccccgtctccctgcAGTTAGAACTCCAGTGCCACGAGCTCCACAGCGAGAAGCAGGAGAGCAACGTGGAGAACGTCAAGCTGAAGGTGACCAACGACGAGCTGTGCCGAGCGCTGGAGAGCACCAGCCAGGAGCTGGGCCTGGCCCAGGAACAGCTGGCCATGCTGCAGGAGCAGGCCGCCCGCCTGCAGCAGGAGAAAGAGATGTGGGTGCACGCGGCGAACTCGCACACACgctctcacctgtgtgtgtgcataacgtCGGGTTTGTCTCGTTTCAGGGAAATGTACCGAGTGACCGAGggactgcagagagagaagcaaaGTCTCCAGAAGCAGCTCGACCTGCTCAGGTGTGACATCCGATGAGCTCAtgtctaatgttttttttttggcctctgaTTAAGTCGTGATTGGCAACTTCTTTTTCATGCTTTTCAGCGCATATCCTCTTTTCCATCCTTGtccttattttctctcttttcaattTCCCCAGAGAGATGAACAAGCATTTAAAAGACGAACGGGACATATGCTGCGGTGTGGTGAGTGAACGCTTCGTATGATTGTACTGCTGCAGCATCTAGCGTGGCGTCACCTGATTGATGGGAAATACCTCTCTAACACAAACGTACCCTAACCCTCTGTTTAAATAAGCCCCGGACCTCACTgagaaagaagcagaagcagagaaCAGGCCTCGCCAATATATTTGATGACACCAGCCAGGCAGTAAAAAGGTGATTCATTTTTCTATCCgaatagtttgtgtgtttccgCCTCagttaaatgtggaaaaaaagtgtGTCAATGAAGGAAAAACAGAGGACGTCCGATTCTATAATCCCCAGAATTGGGGATTGTTTAGAATAGAGTAAAaaccaaacttttgactgtttTGGCCTCCAGATTTCCATCCCAGTCAAGTGAATTGACCCAGTTTCTCCTCTGTTTCTCCTCTGTTCCTTAAAGAGCCCCGCTGTTGGTGGACGGGTCCTACCAGTCTCTGGAGGCCCTGCCTATAGAGCACCTTCAAATCGTGTTCGTTGCTCCCTCTTCGTGTAGTGAAGATGACACCCCCGTTGCcgcccccttctcctccttcacctcctccatcaccaccaccaccaccaccaccaccaccgtcagcACCCCCGCATGTCAACAACGGCCGGCAGCGAAGAAAAACACTGGATTAGCCAACGGCCACGCCAACCCCGCCCAGTCCAAGGCGCACGATGTGAAGCCGAAGGCCAAAAAATCCAGCGGAAAGATGGCCGCCACTAAGAGAGTGACGGCCAAAGACAGAGAGCGAGCGAAGAAAGTGGAACTTAAGAAGAAGAcgggggtgaaggaggaggtCCTGGACGCCCCTCCAGACGGGTGGCCCCTACGTCGGGTTATCTCCATCGAGGAGGAccacctgccccacctgctCCAAGGGGGACCTCAACCTTTGCTGCACCagctcagtgaggaggaggacgagatggccgatgaggaagaggaagctcaGAGTGACCTCGAAAGCAGCGTTGCCTTGGCGGTGGACCCGTCCGCCACGCCACCCTCGAGTCACGCCCTCCCACCAGCTAGGAAGTCCCGCATTAAAAAGACGCCCATGTCCCCTCGAGGACAACCGGTGGGAAAGGAGACCCATCAAGTACGTCCACAGCTTTGGAGctccaaatgtgttttgttccTCCAGATGTAATTGACCGGATTAACATCAGCTTCTTTGCCTGTTTTCGTCCGCTTCAGAACACAAGAGCGGCGGCGCTGTTCGCCCCGGACCGCCTGTTCAAAGTGGTGCTGGTGGGAAACTCGAGCGTAGGCAAGACATCCCTGCTGCGCTCCTTCTGCGAGGGCCGGTTCCACCCGTCCACCACCGCCACCGTGGGTGAGAAGAGAAACATCGCGGTGACGTTGCGGGGCCCGTGtcgagagggggtgggggggggtttgtggaTGCTAGCCCAGAAGAACGAAGCGTCACATGGAAGGGCTTGTGAAGTCACGCTGCCCGTCTGAGAGCCCCGGCAGGCATTGCGCTGCAGATTATGTCACTTGTGATTCGTTTTTCTCCTGGCTTTCATCTTTCTCAATCCTCACTCGAGCATTGttaccccccgacccccccccacacacacacctccccttcccctcctcctctggaatGAGGCACAGTTGGTGTCAACCGCCGTCCCCTAGTGGCCGCTTTCGTCTCTGTTGCTCTGccacatttttttgttattgactTATTTGTTCTACTAAGAAAGAAATATTGCTCCGCGGTCAAATTGCATCACCCTCTGTTGTTCAGGTGTTGACTACAGTGTGAAGACGCTAACACTGGACAACATGCAGGTGGCCATGCAGCTCTGGGACACGGCGGGCCAAGAGAGGTATTTCATTAGACACAAGTGAATATGTTTGGATTAAAACATGACTTCAAAATCAACATATAGTTTTTGGAGGATTTGCTGACATATTAAGAATTgaccaactccccccccccagaaggaagtataaataatacaattagGAATATCAATAAATATAGTTTAAGCACATAGTTCTGTTATTCCTCAAGTAGTTATGTAGTGTACTAAGCTTCAAATGAGTGTCATTaagcactactactactacaacaagtGTACATTTTCCCCCAAATACATTTCAAGGCTACACCTGTGTGTACAATCAGTGTAGTATTTAAAAGGTTGATATGTTCAAATATATACACCATTAAAGTGGTTTTATTGTGTTGTATATTTAATGGAAACACTGGTCATGTTTTGTACTTGAAGTATATGAGACTAGCGGCTGTGTTGCACACAGGTACCGAAGCATAACCAAGCAGTTCTTTCGGAAGGCCGACGGTGTGGTGGTGATGTACGACGTCACCGTGGAGGAGAGCTACAGGGCCGTGCAACCGTGGCTCAGGAATGTCCaggtctgacctttgacccgacaAAGTCCTCTCGCTTTCCTCATGCGGCGGGTTCATTTACTTGGTTTTGTGTCTTGTCTTTGAGTGGTTGACACACATTTATTATCCATAGATTAAGCAAATATCCCCATGCTTAATTTCTGTTTTCCTACAGTAAAACGTAAAAGTGTCTATTTTTGACAACCACCGGACTACTCGTCTTTCAGGAAGCGGCAGGAGAAGGGATCCCCATCCTCCTTTTGGGCAACAAAATGGACATGGACGGAGACAGGGAGGTGTCATTCAAAGACGCTGAGCAGCTGGCTCACGTGAGTTTCATCCAAAGCCAGTGGACGGTTTTATTTGACTATTTCACGCACAATTCTAATGCAAAAGGGTTTGACCTCTGTGTAGGAAAACCAGGTGATGTTCTTTGAGGTCAGTGCCTACACTGCCAAGAATGTGACCGAGTCCCTCACACGCCTGGCCAGGTGAGATCAGATCTGACACCTGCGTCAAACAGTGAATGCTGCCGTGGAACAAATCGAATGTACGATAAAAGGACTTTTAGGCTTTTGTGAGGAGAATGATGGTGTCGGTGGATCATGCGCTGTGCTTTCCTGTCTTCACTCAGAGTGCTAatggagcaggaggacaggGTGAGAGATGCAACAGTCATCCTGAGTGTTCTGCCCATAAAGAAGAAAGCCTGCTGCAAGTGAAGTGCAAACTCAATTTACTGAGTGTCCGGTCGCTGATCGCGGCGTCACAAGACGGGGATGAGAACCGCGCTCGAACTTTATGGTAGAACGTCTTCGCTTTGTCCCACAAATGCTCCACACGGAGGACATTTTAACGTGGACATTTCTGATGAGTGTGAatgatgagagagggagagctcgTCTAAAGCACCATTTCCTGTACATAATACTGTGTGGCAGAAAATCACAGTAGTGTCTAAGATTTAAGATATGTTTACATAACATAAACATAAATCATATCTACAGTGTGTATTGCTTTTTCATAAAATGCTAGCTTACAAGTGttgattactttgtttttgttttgtttatgtaaTGTAGTTCTAATTTATATTTAAGCTTAAAGTGAACAGAATTATTTGGATCtctgtttaaatgaaaacatgaatcaaattcgacattttattcatcatcGTTGTCCacgtatttttcttctttttttttccttacatATTCTTTGTCCAATCAAAACAAAGTGGTACATATTGcatctgtgtttgttgttgttctgaggcgttgttcagttttattctggCGCTAAAGCACGTTTGTTCTCAATTATCCTcaattaaagatttttttaaaattacatttcacaCCTTTCTGAAATCGATGAAGCAAAACACGGCAATAATgcataacaaataaaacacttaaTTTACGGCACTACAAACAGTTACACATTGCATAATACATTTTGACAAAtgaccaaaagaaaaacagaagatgaCTGTTCTGCGACCTTCTCAACATCACGCGGGTCGATTTTCGCTTTTCATTTAGCTGCACTAACAATTACAAAGACTCATTTATACTTAAATGTTAACATAATTTCCAGAATTTATctgccgaaaaaaaaaaaatcaagttcaTTTAGGATGTTACATTCGACGATGTGACCAGGTCGATCGAGTTGGTGCAGCCGATGGACCCGGTTGCTGATCGATATCTGCCTATTCTGATGACATCACCAGGGGGCTGGCATGACGGCCTCCAATCGGATGCGTGTGGTCGCTCCCTCGCCGGCCTGGTGGAGAGCCGGCGCcgcccctaccccccccccccccccacccacacgcTCGAGCGTGTCGAGAGGGACGGAGGGTGGTTGGTCAGTGGTTGCTGCTCCTAACGCATTTTATAGTCGTGGGAAATGGCGGCCTCACATAGTTGTCCTTTAAAGTCGAGCTCCAGCGTGAACTCGAGGTCGCGCTGCAGGTCgaggaaaacgttttttttcattgatttaATTAAGATTTATCACAAAAAGGTAACATTTACTTGTGTATCTGCACTTCAGTATTTTATACTATTAAACACTAATATCATACCTTTTACTCGGCTACATTTATGCAGCTACTTGTATTCTAGAATCTGAAGAAGTTgcataaaaaaaatcatctgtCAGAGATTCAAATCTCTTGCGACTTTATTTCCTGAGTCTTACCACGTTCTTCTCGTTGGGCCTGACAGCAATACTGCCAAAGATCTCCTCTCCCTTCTTGACAGTTAAGTAGTCCTCCAAGTAAAACACTGTCTGCTTCCAGTGTGTGCTGGCAGCATCTGGGGCTGAGACAGAGGACAGAAAAGGAACATTGTGTGCACGAGGGAACGAGAGAAGGGCAGAAGGAGGTTAAAAAAGAAACGAGTAAAGCCGAGAGCGGGTTTCGGGGCGAGCGTGACAGAACAtatatgatgaaaaaaaaagaggaaaaatccTAAGGGACACTCGGCTCCCTTGGGCACgttaaaatggaaaaagaacatttttgaaaGCGAAGCACCTGAAAGTGGCTCACCAAGTGGGAGGAATACACGGGCTGAACTCCTTCAGTGATGCTCAGCCTCGGGCCCAACAGACTCGGCCAAACATAGAACCTCCTCTACACTGCGTTATGTAAGCACAGGCTGCGTGAACGTATCCACATGAGCTTACGTAACAGCATAATGCAACTATCTTTAGTTGGGGAGCGAAAGCTTCTATTTAATGGA
This window contains:
- the cracr2ab gene encoding EF-hand calcium-binding domain-containing protein 4B isoform X4; translation: MEEEEEGRANGCGLNQERRNSDWGRIALLDKTMEFFQTCDVEGKGCISRTDMRRLHRRLPLSAEELDDVFDSLDTGRTGYLTLEAFSSGFSQFLHGRRISVADDQNVNQAPGPIVRAKEALYQSQWEAKLSGVEDEEEEGHFSMLLESLGASSVFEDPSEVRNLWAQLRRDEPHLLSNFEEFLARVTHQIKDAHKEKKEMESALQRKAATHDSEIRYLYEEMEAQIKNEKDRLVLKDAERLQVRSHDLEHQLFSKEKELEHLFQKQKRLELQCHELHSEKQESNVENVKLKVTNDELCRALESTSQELGLAQEQLAMLQEQAARLQQEKEMEMYRVTEGLQREKQSLQKQLDLLREMNKHLKDERDICCGVPRTSLRKKQKQRTGLANIFDDTSQAVKSEDDTPVAAPFSSFTSSITTTTTTTTTVSTPACQQRPAAKKNTGLANGHANPAQSKAHDVKPKAKKSSGKMAATKRVTAKDRERAKKVELKKKTGVKEEVLDAPPDGWPLRRVISIEEDHLPHLLQGGPQPLLHQLSEEEDEMADEEEEAQSDLESSVALAVDPSATPPSSHALPPARKSRIKKTPMSPRGQPVGKETHQNTRAAALFAPDRLFKVVLVGNSSVGKTSLLRSFCEGRFHPSTTATVGVDYSVKTLTLDNMQVAMQLWDTAGQERYRSITKQFFRKADGVVVMYDVTVEESYRAVQPWLRNVQEAAGEGIPILLLGNKMDMDGDREVSFKDAEQLAHENQVMFFEVSAYTAKNVTESLTRLARVLMEQEDRVRDATVILSVLPIKKKACCK
- the cracr2ab gene encoding EF-hand calcium-binding domain-containing protein 4B isoform X2, which translates into the protein MEEEEEGRANGCGLNQERRNSDWGRIALLDKTMEFFQTCDVEGKGCISRTDMRRLHRRLPLSAEELDDVFDSLDTGRTGYLTLEAFSSGFSQFLHGRRISVADDQNVNQAPGPIVRAKEALYQSQWEAKLSGVEDEEEEGHFSMLLESLGASSVFEDPSEVRNLWAQLRRDEPHLLSNFEEFLARVTHQIKDAHKEKKEMESALQRKAATHDSEIRYLYEEMEAQIKNEKDRLVLKDAERLQVRSHDLEHQLFSKEKELEHLFQKQKRLELQCHELHSEKQESNVENVKLKVTNDELCRALESTSQELGLAQEQLAMLQEQAARLQQEKEMEMYRVTEGLQREKQSLQKQLDLLREMNKHLKDERDICCGVPRTSLRKKQKQRTGLANIFDDTSQAVKRAPLLVDGSYQSLEALPIEHLQIVFVAPSSCSEDDTPVAAPFSSFTSSITTTTTTTTTVSTPACQQRPAAKKNTGLANGHANPAQSKAHDVKPKAKKSSGKMAATKRVTAKDRERAKKVELKKKTGVKEEVLDAPPDGWPLRRVISIEEDHLPHLLQGGPQPLLHQLSEEEDEMADEEEEAQSDLESSVALAVDPSATPPSSHALPPARKSRIKKTPMSPRGQPVGKETHQNTRAAALFAPDRLFKVVLVGNSSVGKTSLLRSFCEGRFHPSTTATVGVDYSVKTLTLDNMQVAMQLWDTAGQERYRSITKQFFRKADGVVVMYDVTVEESYRAVQPWLRNVQEAAGEGIPILLLGNKMDMDGDREVSFKDAEQLAHENQVMFFEVSAYTAKNVTESLTRLARVLMEQEDRVRDATVILSVLPIKKKACCK
- the cracr2ab gene encoding EF-hand calcium-binding domain-containing protein 4B isoform X3, which gives rise to MEEEEEGRANGCGLNQERRNSDWGRIALLDKTMEFFQTCDVEGKGCISRTDMRRLHRRLPLSAEELDDVFDSLDTGRTGYLTLEAFSSGFSQFLHGRRISVADDQNVNQAPGPIVRAKEALYQSQWEAKLSGVEDEEEEGHFSMLLESLGASSVFEDPSEVRNLWAQLRRDEPHLLSNFEEFLARVTHQIKDAHKEKKEMESALQRKAATHDSEIRYLYEEMEAQIKNEKDRLVLKDAERLQVRSHDLEHQLFSKEKELEHLFQKQKRVRWISSHESWLNAKSSTPPVSLQLELQCHELHSEKQESNVENVKLKVTNDELCRALESTSQELGLAQEQLAMLQEQAARLQQEKEMEMYRVTEGLQREKQSLQKQLDLLREMNKHLKDERDICCGVPRTSLRKKQKQRTGLANIFDDTSQAVKSEDDTPVAAPFSSFTSSITTTTTTTTTVSTPACQQRPAAKKNTGLANGHANPAQSKAHDVKPKAKKSSGKMAATKRVTAKDRERAKKVELKKKTGVKEEVLDAPPDGWPLRRVISIEEDHLPHLLQGGPQPLLHQLSEEEDEMADEEEEAQSDLESSVALAVDPSATPPSSHALPPARKSRIKKTPMSPRGQPVGKETHQNTRAAALFAPDRLFKVVLVGNSSVGKTSLLRSFCEGRFHPSTTATVGVDYSVKTLTLDNMQVAMQLWDTAGQERYRSITKQFFRKADGVVVMYDVTVEESYRAVQPWLRNVQEAAGEGIPILLLGNKMDMDGDREVSFKDAEQLAHENQVMFFEVSAYTAKNVTESLTRLARVLMEQEDRVRDATVILSVLPIKKKACCK
- the cracr2ab gene encoding EF-hand calcium-binding domain-containing protein 4B isoform X1 yields the protein MEEEEEGRANGCGLNQERRNSDWGRIALLDKTMEFFQTCDVEGKGCISRTDMRRLHRRLPLSAEELDDVFDSLDTGRTGYLTLEAFSSGFSQFLHGRRISVADDQNVNQAPGPIVRAKEALYQSQWEAKLSGVEDEEEEGHFSMLLESLGASSVFEDPSEVRNLWAQLRRDEPHLLSNFEEFLARVTHQIKDAHKEKKEMESALQRKAATHDSEIRYLYEEMEAQIKNEKDRLVLKDAERLQVRSHDLEHQLFSKEKELEHLFQKQKRVRWISSHESWLNAKSSTPPVSLQLELQCHELHSEKQESNVENVKLKVTNDELCRALESTSQELGLAQEQLAMLQEQAARLQQEKEMEMYRVTEGLQREKQSLQKQLDLLREMNKHLKDERDICCGVPRTSLRKKQKQRTGLANIFDDTSQAVKRAPLLVDGSYQSLEALPIEHLQIVFVAPSSCSEDDTPVAAPFSSFTSSITTTTTTTTTVSTPACQQRPAAKKNTGLANGHANPAQSKAHDVKPKAKKSSGKMAATKRVTAKDRERAKKVELKKKTGVKEEVLDAPPDGWPLRRVISIEEDHLPHLLQGGPQPLLHQLSEEEDEMADEEEEAQSDLESSVALAVDPSATPPSSHALPPARKSRIKKTPMSPRGQPVGKETHQNTRAAALFAPDRLFKVVLVGNSSVGKTSLLRSFCEGRFHPSTTATVGVDYSVKTLTLDNMQVAMQLWDTAGQERYRSITKQFFRKADGVVVMYDVTVEESYRAVQPWLRNVQEAAGEGIPILLLGNKMDMDGDREVSFKDAEQLAHENQVMFFEVSAYTAKNVTESLTRLARVLMEQEDRVRDATVILSVLPIKKKACCK